A genomic stretch from Clavelina lepadiformis chromosome 5, kaClaLepa1.1, whole genome shotgun sequence includes:
- the LOC143459914 gene encoding uncharacterized protein LOC143459914 isoform X5: protein MQTSDQMAIDENRPFHLMQILILVFMVVAFVNCRKLEARSWPNQVKPTKTTTVRNGTTAAITCQISAEKNALITAHEKRIKIIWRWIPQNASGWIDIVPNDNVSIVDYLADNESLLSILTITHAVIDNSGIYACFEAVNYSLLDSTLLEVGYPPDKPTDLYCQTDGMLHYMSCCWDTGRKTYINTTYQLGYKIVELDANNEFNTIEGCVTIDVQLYWGMHFLITVTAVNALNTSISQTWTQLPSLLVVTDPPQTVTVTNFGNITTHGSATLLVTWKHPKLNPLLIESESLTYNVRYRLSDSSDEWHTEKEIVKTSHKLTELHPDTRYDVQVSVELQGDYFIHGCSEWSDVINGKTQIAGPTTQFKFLMVEVIISALSTDKYQLELRWVPYGDPNSLGFTCNISISGNKNDNKFSYGVHEKSAKLYIRRDGEITVTGMFCNNIGCFAQDKEIIDLTEAAEPPKDVSLSMTPNGVNLTWSAINDVKGNCDVHLCTYPRLENDHKTIFKSNRSDTFYTDTTNPIFPCDDKSATEYTVPCADGQFYKEMDVVSPCVFYKAFIMKSSIQQHRYRIRSSSVPSNPSFGQVNLNGDNVYFSANDESDKEGYQIRTKWNNSNLLCTKPHNHLIPTVLYWSADCNGTCNDTRHHQIEMCSTNSTNSVISSGLRRSTKYKLGLAHCCLHNFPKSICFAASNLTTVITGSEGSLQKSNEFNNSAGTLVVVIACVVTVIACLLAGHCYRNSIKRAVRKSIWPRISTPAVLVKFADQDDSVLNNNVENGAPNRSAKRRPSSGDEFDKLSTHEVVDSMKETNVAKINNKELSKSEKPLKELIPQFVDIPPLRFEKQVPPGCSGILGPPRTNFFTNIPKSPCTDSDHAGYSVVSPLFSELKGSSLFDEYTNSGTTAHTTLWRYLLYPKSSAMDEDWRHRLPRSNSYCGDFGRNISNMGSYVRYCKEGQGKNAREEQWRMHVPKSVDRVGCIGSYFSEPEITYTKLAVDPDGVPAFITGPVTNGVDCRQLGPAQRSCAVCNSRDVAVTSTRFLPCSCNNMLSDIGLWRAESWHDGLQSHLSNLLEPIENNSFFTHGATNVPIKVDPIPDENNHAGSPSYVLVPDNSFPENLNQGKASQESLKSDNDQNDSKSSSSDSIDKLYPGVRGKPTKTKQRGMTDYSGMKETDLCSAHEKDPPLPNGSVGPSTPEANTEDYVTVGQALDLGRSDRGIPAPETTLLLDNFSWRNDSEAYTDWSLCNFNGDNASTYPMDNTELTGLLDNQTHNQWVNADGGGYVTEASLIPK from the exons ATGCAAACAAGTGATCAAATGGCAATCGATGAAAACCGTCCGTTTCACCTGATGCAAATCTTAATTCTGGTTTTCATGGTCGTCGCTTTTGTAAATTGCCGAAAACTGGAAGCTAGATCATGGCCGAACCAAGTGAAGCCAACAAAGACTACCACGGTCAGAAACGGCACAACAGCTGCAATTACCTGCCAAATATCGGCTGAAAAGAATGCCTTAATAACGGCCCACGAGAAGAGGATTAAAATAATATGGCGATGGATACCGCAG AACGCATCGGGTTGGATTGACATAGTCCCAAACGACAACGTTTCAATTGTTGACTACCTTGCTGATAACGAGTCCTTGTTGTCGATTTTAACGATAACTCATGCAGTAATTGACAATTCGGGAATATATGCATGCTTCGAAGCCGTAAACTATTCGCTTCTTGACAGCACTTTGCTGGAAGTGGGAT ACCCTCCAGATAAACCTACGGATTTGTACTGTCAAACGGACGGTATGCTTCACTATATGTCTTGTTGCTGGGATACAGGAAGAAAAACTTACATTAATACAACTTACCAACTTGGATATAAGATAGT AGAGTTGGATGCAAACAATGAATTTAACACTATCGAAGGATGTGTGACCATAGATGTGCAGCTATATTGGGGCATGCACTTTCTGATCACAGTTACTGCTGTCAATGCGTTAAATACATCAATATCACAAACTTGGACTCAACTACCTTCATTATTAG TGGTAACTGATCCTCCGCAAACCGTGACCGTAACAAACTTCGGAAATATCACAACACATGGTTCTGCAACTCTTTTGGTGACTTGGAAACATCCAAAATTGAATCCTTTGCTTATTGAATCGGAATCGTTGACTTACAACGTTAGATACAGACTATCTGATAGTAGTGATGAATGGCAT ACCGAAAAAGAAATAGTGAAAACGTCGCACAAGCTAACAGAGCTGCACCCTGACACAAGATACGACGTACAAGTATCTGTTGAGCTGCAGGGCGATTACTTTATACACGGTTGCAGCGAATGGTCGGACGTAATAAACGGAAAGACTCAAATAGCAG GCCCTACAACCCAATTCAAGTTTTTGATGGTAGAAGTAATTATCTCGGCGTTGTCGACAGACAAATATCAACTAGAATTACGATGGGTGCCATATGGCGACCCGAACAGCCTTGGGTTTACCTGTAACATTTCAATATCAGGAAACAAAAATGATAATAAG tttaGCTATGGTGTTCACGAAAAATCAGCCAAACTTTATATAAGAAGAGATGGAGAAATAACTGTAACAGGGATGTTCTGCAACAACATTGGCTGCTTTGCACAAGACAAGGAAATAATTGACCTTACTGAAG CCGCCGAACCTCCCAAAGACGTGAGTCTTTCGATGACTCCCAACGGCGTTAACCTAACCTGGAGCGCGATTAATGACGTAAAAGGCAATTGTGATGTACATCTGTGCACTTACCCAAG ACTGGAAAATGACCACAAAACTATCTTCAAAAGCAACAGATCAGACACTTTCTATACAGATACAACTAATCCCATTTTTCCTTGTGATGATAAAAGTGCTACTGAGTATACAGTTCCGTGTGCAGATGGCCAGTTTTATAAAGAGATGGATGTCGTGTCCCCGTGCGTCTTTTACAAAGCATTTATTATGAAGTCCAGTATTCAACAACACAGATATCGGATTCGAAGCAGTTCAGTTCCGAGCAACCCCAGCTTTGGTCAGG TCAACCTAAATGGTGATAATGTGTACTTCTCGGCAAACGACGAGTCTGATAAGGAAGGATATCAAATACGCACGAAGTGGAATAATTCAAACCTACTTTGTACCAAACCTCACAATCACCTGATACCGACCGTCTTATACTGGAGTGCTGACTGCAACGGTACCTGTAATGATACTCGACATCACCAG ATTGAAATGTGTTCAACAAATTCTACCAACTCTGTGATATCGTCCGGCCTTCGTCGATctacaaaatataaacttgGACTCGCCCACTGTTGTCTTCATAATTTCCCCAAATCGATCTGTTTTGCCGCTTCAAATCTTACAACAGTGATTACCGGCTCAGAAG GATCTCTGCAAAAATCGAATGAATTCAATAATTCAGCTGGCACACTGGTGGTTGTAATAGCCTGTGTCGTAACGGtgattgcttgcttgcttgctggGCATTGCTACAGAAACAGCATAAAAAGAGCAGTGCGGAAATCGATTTGGCCCAGAATTTCAACGCCAGCCGTCCTGGTCAAATTTGCAGACCAGGATGACagtgttttaaataataacgTCGAAAATGGAGCACCTAACAGGTCAGCCAAAAGAAG ACCAAGTTCTGGCGACGAATTTGACAAGCTTTCGACGCACGAAGTGGTCGACAGCATGAAAGAAACAAATgtggcaaaaataaacaacaaggAATTAAGCAAATCGGAAAAACCTCTCAAAGAACTAATTCCACAGTTTGTAGACATTCCGCCTCTACGTTTCGAAAAACAAGTGCCTCCGG gtTGTTCTGGCATTTTAGGTCCTCCTCGTACCAATTTTTTTACCAACATTCCCAAATCTCCATGCACTGATTCTGACCACGCCGGATATAGCGTTGTGTCGCCATTGTTTTCAGAACTTAAAGGAAGTAGCTTGTTTGATGAATACACGAACTCGGGTACGACTGCACACACAACCTTATGGAGGTACCTTCTCTATCCCAAATCTTCAGCCATGGATGAAGATTGGCGTCATAGGCTACCTCGTTCGAACAGTTACTGCGGAGATTTTGGGCGTAATATAAGCAACATGGGGTCATATGTTAG gTACTGTAAAGAGGGCCAAGGAAAAAACGCCCGCGAGGAACAATGGAGAATGCACGTTCCGAAATCAGTAGACAGAGTGGGATGTATTGGGTCTTATTTCTCCGAACCAGAAATAACCTACACAAAGCTAGCAGTTGATCCGGACGGTGTGCCTGCCTTTATCACAGGGCCTGTGACAAACGGTGTGGATTGTCGCCAACTTGGACCTGCCCAGAGAAGTTGTGCTGTCTGCAATTCGCGAGACGTCGCTGTTACGAGTACACGCTTTCTTCCGTGCTCG TGCAATAATATGCTTAGTGACATTGGCCTCTGGAGAGCAGAATCCTGGCATGACGGTCTTCAAAGCCATTTATCAAACCTTCTTGAGCCAATTGAAAACAACTCCTTTTTTACCCACGGAGCTACCAACGTTCCTATAAAAGTGGACCCCATACCAGATGAAAATAATCACGCTGGATCACCGTCGTATGTTTTAGTACCTGACAACAGCTtccctgaaaatttaaatcaagGAAAAGCAAGCCAGGAGAGCTTAAAGTCAGATAACGATCAAAATGACTCGAAATCTTCGTCATCGGACTCAATAGATAAGCTCTATCCGGGGGTACGTGGTAAACCGACCAAAACAAAGCAACGGGGCATGACGGACTACTCGGGTATGAAAGAGACGGATCTTTGCTCCGCCCACGAAAAGGACCCTCCCCTGCCTAATGGTAGCGTGGGGCCGTCTACCCCAGAAGCAAACACAGAAGATTACGTCACTGTCGGGCAAGCTCTGGATCTTGGAAGAAGCGATCGTGGAATCCCAGCTCCGGAAACAACTTTACTCCTAGATAATTTTTCCTGGAGAAACGATAGCGAAGCGTATACGGATTGGTCGTTG TGCAATTTCAACGGCGATAACGCCTCTACTTATCCAATGGACAACACAGAACTAACTGGACTCCTTGACAACCAGACACACAATCAGTGGGTCAACGCTGACGGAGGTGGATACGTTACGGAGGCCAGTTTGATACCCAAGTGA